From the genome of Neisseria lisongii, one region includes:
- a CDS encoding multifunctional CCA addition/repair protein, with protein MNIYLVGGAVRDSLLNLPVCDRDWVVVGSNAATMVAHGFRPVGKDFPVFLHPESGEEYALARTERKTAKGYTGFSFHAGEEVTLEQDLMRRDLTINAMAQDEHGNIIDPFGGQQDLANGILRHVSPAFAEDPVRILRLARFAARYGFTVAGETMDLMKQMVAAGEADALVAERVWQELAKGLMERRPRYMIEILRECGALRVLLPEIDALFGVPQRADYHPEIDCGIHTLMTLQCAADMGLSLPERYAALLHDLGKARTPSEILPKHHGHDLNGIEPVRAVNSRLKTPKACAELAELVCRWHIRLHSLEQLKSSTVLKILQQTDALRRPERFQTALNVCVADARGRLNFEHAAYPQREQWLALLAAANRIDAAAIAAQCQAEGKPQQIAQKIDQARLQQIAACRRTLFGV; from the coding sequence ATGAATATTTATCTGGTCGGCGGCGCAGTCCGCGACAGCCTGTTAAACCTACCCGTTTGCGATCGGGACTGGGTGGTGGTCGGCAGCAACGCCGCCACCATGGTCGCACACGGTTTCCGGCCGGTGGGCAAAGATTTTCCCGTTTTCCTGCATCCCGAAAGCGGTGAGGAATACGCCTTGGCCCGCACCGAACGCAAAACCGCCAAAGGCTACACCGGTTTCAGTTTCCACGCCGGAGAAGAAGTTACTTTGGAACAGGATTTAATGCGGCGGGACTTGACCATCAATGCGATGGCGCAAGACGAACACGGCAACATCATCGACCCTTTCGGCGGACAGCAGGATTTGGCAAACGGCATTTTGCGCCACGTTTCCCCCGCTTTCGCCGAAGACCCCGTGCGTATCCTTAGGCTGGCACGCTTTGCCGCCCGCTACGGTTTTACCGTTGCCGGCGAAACCATGGATTTGATGAAACAGATGGTAGCAGCAGGCGAAGCCGATGCGCTGGTGGCAGAACGGGTTTGGCAAGAACTGGCAAAAGGCCTGATGGAACGTCGCCCCCGCTATATGATTGAAATCTTGAGGGAATGCGGCGCACTGCGTGTTTTGCTGCCCGAAATCGATGCCCTGTTCGGCGTGCCGCAGCGGGCCGACTACCACCCCGAAATCGACTGCGGCATCCACACGCTGATGACGCTGCAATGTGCCGCCGATATGGGTTTGAGCCTGCCCGAACGCTACGCCGCCCTACTGCACGACTTGGGCAAGGCGCGCACGCCGTCTGAAATCCTGCCCAAACATCACGGCCACGACCTCAACGGCATTGAGCCGGTGCGTGCTGTAAACAGCCGTCTGAAAACGCCCAAGGCCTGCGCCGAGCTTGCCGAACTGGTCTGCCGCTGGCATATCCGGCTGCATTCACTCGAACAGCTGAAATCATCAACCGTTTTGAAAATATTGCAGCAAACCGATGCCCTGCGCCGCCCCGAGCGTTTTCAGACGGCCTTAAATGTCTGCGTTGCCGATGCCCGAGGCCGTCTGAATTTCGAACATGCCGCCTATCCGCAGCGGGAACAATGGCTGGCCCTGCTTGCCGCCGCCAACCGAATCGACGCAGCGGCGATTGCGGCACAATGCCAAGCGGAGGGCAAACCGCAGCAGATTGCCCAAAAAATCGACCAAGCCCGACTGCAGCAAATCGCCGCCTGCCGCCGAACCTTGTTTGGCGTATAA
- the fdhD gene encoding formate dehydrogenase accessory sulfurtransferase FdhD: MDNPLHSRMVFRVSAQNMQQDQDILAEETPVALVYNGISHVVLMATPQDLPQLARGFSLSEGIVARSSEIYDIEVHSVCDGIEVRLEIAAARFAALKERRRHLSGRTGCGLCGIDSLAAVRPAAQTVTRCGTLNPIDIQTTLLEFDRHQPLREQAGSVHAAAWVSGGKILAAFEDVGRHNALDKLIGCGSGKAWNWQQGFALISSRASYEMVAKAAAAGIGCIVAVSAPTALAVRLAENAGITLIGFARANKFTVYTHPQFIEAV; the protein is encoded by the coding sequence ATGGACAATCCTCTTCACAGCCGCATGGTTTTCCGTGTCAGCGCCCAAAATATGCAGCAGGATCAGGACATTCTGGCGGAAGAAACGCCGGTGGCCTTGGTTTACAACGGCATCAGCCATGTAGTGTTGATGGCCACGCCGCAGGACTTGCCGCAGCTGGCACGGGGATTTAGCCTGAGCGAGGGCATTGTGGCCCGCAGCAGCGAAATTTACGATATTGAAGTACACAGCGTTTGCGACGGCATCGAAGTGCGCTTGGAAATCGCCGCCGCCCGTTTTGCCGCTTTGAAAGAGCGCCGCCGCCATTTGAGCGGACGCACCGGCTGCGGATTGTGCGGCATCGACAGTTTGGCCGCCGTCCGCCCCGCAGCTCAAACCGTTACCCGCTGCGGCACATTGAACCCCATCGATATTCAGACGACCTTGTTAGAATTCGACCGCCACCAGCCATTGCGGGAACAGGCGGGTTCGGTTCACGCCGCCGCTTGGGTTTCCGGAGGCAAAATCCTCGCCGCATTTGAAGATGTCGGCCGCCACAATGCCTTAGACAAGCTGATCGGCTGCGGAAGCGGCAAGGCTTGGAACTGGCAACAGGGTTTTGCCCTGATTTCCAGCCGTGCCAGCTACGAAATGGTCGCCAAAGCCGCCGCCGCCGGCATCGGCTGCATCGTCGCCGTTTCCGCCCCCACCGCCTTGGCGGTCCGCTTGGCGGAAAACGCCGGCATAACCTTAATCGGCTTTGCCAGAGCAAACAAATTCACTGTGTACACCCACCCGCAGTTTATCGAGGCCGTCTGA
- a CDS encoding formate dehydrogenase accessory protein FdhE, with the protein MNTTTTPKGLFHTPFRLAPEQNVFANRAVRFKELAEQERSDWKDYLLVLAAVCDAQHAVSQNFSLPLPENTVNGILPKAQAEHLPEVFAEIVYALLNKAQPHIQTAAVLQEISTLQNLKPSEIRRLAGEVFDGTCRPAAEIWIQAALQIVWTAWAAQVGEDDVAVTEERTHCPCCGTPAVGSVVLIQSDLSGLRYMYCPLCNSRWNALRAKCPTCGDGGNVRLQHIEGGDTPDLPDAYTAAHAESCKSCHTYRKLYRRDKQQYADPIADDLATLGLDIAVGEAGFERSGANPFLILTED; encoded by the coding sequence ATGAACACCACAACCACCCCCAAAGGCCTGTTTCACACCCCGTTTCGGCTTGCCCCCGAACAAAACGTATTCGCCAACCGTGCCGTCCGCTTCAAAGAATTGGCCGAGCAGGAACGCAGCGATTGGAAAGATTATCTGCTGGTGCTTGCCGCCGTGTGCGATGCGCAACACGCCGTCAGTCAAAACTTCTCACTGCCGCTGCCTGAAAACACCGTTAACGGTATCTTGCCCAAAGCACAGGCGGAACATTTGCCCGAAGTCTTTGCCGAAATCGTGTATGCCCTTTTAAACAAAGCGCAACCGCATATCCAAACCGCCGCCGTATTGCAGGAAATCTCCACACTGCAAAACCTGAAGCCGTCTGAAATCCGCCGGCTGGCGGGCGAAGTATTCGACGGCACCTGCCGCCCCGCTGCCGAAATCTGGATACAGGCGGCGCTGCAAATCGTGTGGACGGCATGGGCGGCGCAGGTGGGCGAAGACGATGTAGCCGTTACCGAAGAACGCACCCACTGCCCCTGCTGCGGCACACCCGCCGTCGGAAGCGTGGTCTTGATTCAGAGCGACTTGAGCGGGTTACGCTATATGTATTGCCCGCTGTGCAACAGCCGCTGGAACGCCCTGCGTGCCAAATGCCCGACCTGCGGCGACGGCGGCAACGTCCGTCTGCAACATATCGAAGGCGGCGACACGCCCGACCTGCCCGATGCCTACACCGCCGCTCACGCCGAGAGCTGCAAATCCTGCCACACCTACCGCAAACTCTACCGCCGGGATAAACAGCAATACGCCGACCCCATCGCCGACGACCTCGCCACCCTCGGCTTGGACATCGCCGTCGGCGAAGCCGGTTTCGAGCGCAGCGGTGCCAATCCGTTTTTGATTTTGACGGAAGATTGA
- a CDS encoding YbaB/EbfC family nucleoid-associated protein, producing the protein MFGKAGLGGLMKQAQQMQENMKKAQAKLAETEVQGEAGNGLVKVTMTCSHVVRSLNISEDLIKEAADDKEMLEDLVLAAFNDAAAKAEDTSSKTMGAFTQGLPAGVADFFR; encoded by the coding sequence ATGTTCGGAAAAGCCGGATTAGGCGGCCTGATGAAACAGGCCCAACAAATGCAGGAAAACATGAAAAAGGCACAGGCCAAATTGGCCGAAACCGAAGTTCAAGGCGAAGCAGGCAACGGCTTGGTCAAAGTAACTATGACCTGTTCGCACGTCGTACGCAGCCTGAACATCAGCGAAGATTTGATTAAAGAAGCCGCCGACGATAAAGAAATGCTGGAAGACTTGGTATTGGCCGCTTTTAACGATGCCGCCGCCAAAGCCGAAGACACCAGCAGCAAAACCATGGGCGCATTTACCCAAGGTTTACCGGCGGGCGTAGCGGATTTTTTCCGTTAA
- the dnaX gene encoding DNA polymerase III subunit gamma/tau produces MAYQVLARKWRPKNFADLVGQEHVVKALRNALDEGRLHHAYLLTGTRGVGKTTIARILAKSLNCLHAEHGEPCGVCESCTQIDAGRYVDLLEIDAASNTGIDNIREVLENAQYAPTSGKYKIYIIDEVHMLSKSAFNAMLKTLEEPPEHVKFILATTDPHKVPITVLSRCLQFVLRNMTTQQVAAHLAHVLDCEQIAYEPAALQILGRAAAGSMRDALSLLDQAIAMGAGSVAEQDVRQMIGAVDKRYLYELLQGVVAQNGEMLLAKAQEMAARSIGFDSALNELAMLLQRLAMIQLIPTALAKDDPEHDILHSLAQAMSGEQIQLYYQCVIHGKQDLGLAPDEYAGFVMTLLRMLAFAPFAAQNHQADGHIEQLQEAVPAKKPDIAANTPAETPQAEPLAETPQHVPDIAAPIVPPPVNVATANEAPPNAAEEDDVPPWEEIPPPEYPMPSENRRFHQNGHHHVQPEETPPVAPVETPEEAAEIHGDEEDEPDFVAYPDFKPENWAAIVKRFARRFGAAQMPAQHAAWIRYDEAAQLMVLALATDARATVSKDHLDKIRNVLSEAYRLPLKLQTEPWQDGENWETPHMRSRRLQQEGRAQAQALLEADPAARQILQIFEADWQPDSLILHAAQE; encoded by the coding sequence ATGGCTTATCAAGTGCTTGCCCGTAAGTGGCGTCCGAAAAATTTTGCCGATTTGGTCGGTCAGGAACACGTTGTCAAAGCGTTGCGCAATGCTTTGGACGAAGGACGGCTGCACCATGCCTATCTACTGACCGGTACACGGGGTGTCGGCAAAACCACGATTGCCCGCATTCTGGCAAAAAGTCTGAATTGCCTCCACGCCGAACACGGCGAACCTTGCGGCGTGTGCGAGAGCTGCACCCAGATTGATGCCGGGCGTTATGTGGATTTGCTGGAAATCGATGCCGCTTCCAATACCGGTATCGACAATATCCGCGAAGTGCTGGAAAACGCCCAATATGCGCCGACTTCCGGCAAATACAAAATCTATATTATCGACGAAGTGCATATGCTGTCGAAAAGCGCTTTCAACGCCATGCTGAAAACGCTGGAAGAGCCGCCGGAGCATGTCAAATTTATTCTGGCCACCACCGATCCGCACAAAGTGCCGATTACCGTGTTGAGCCGCTGTCTGCAATTTGTGTTGCGCAATATGACCACACAGCAGGTAGCGGCACATCTGGCGCATGTGTTGGACTGCGAACAGATTGCCTACGAACCGGCGGCATTGCAGATTTTGGGTCGGGCAGCGGCAGGTTCGATGCGGGACGCTTTGAGCCTGTTGGATCAGGCGATTGCCATGGGTGCCGGTTCGGTGGCCGAACAAGATGTCCGCCAGATGATTGGCGCAGTCGATAAGCGTTATCTGTATGAATTATTGCAGGGCGTGGTGGCGCAAAACGGCGAAATGCTGCTGGCAAAAGCGCAGGAAATGGCGGCACGTTCCATTGGATTCGACAGCGCATTAAACGAATTGGCGATGCTGCTGCAGCGGTTGGCGATGATACAGCTGATACCGACCGCCTTGGCGAAAGACGACCCCGAACACGATATTCTGCACTCGCTGGCGCAAGCCATGAGCGGCGAGCAAATCCAGCTTTACTACCAATGCGTGATTCACGGCAAGCAGGATTTGGGATTAGCCCCTGACGAATATGCCGGTTTTGTGATGACCCTGCTGCGTATGCTGGCATTTGCACCGTTTGCCGCTCAAAATCATCAGGCAGACGGACATATCGAGCAGCTTCAGGAGGCCGTTCCGGCAAAAAAGCCTGATATTGCGGCCAATACGCCTGCTGAAACGCCGCAGGCCGAGCCGCTTGCCGAAACACCCCAGCATGTGCCGGATATTGCCGCACCGATTGTTCCGCCGCCTGTAAACGTTGCAACAGCAAACGAAGCGCCGCCGAATGCGGCAGAAGAAGACGATGTGCCGCCGTGGGAAGAAATCCCGCCGCCGGAATATCCCATGCCGTCTGAAAACCGTAGGTTTCACCAAAACGGGCATCATCACGTTCAGCCCGAAGAAACACCGCCCGTTGCCCCTGTCGAAACGCCTGAAGAAGCTGCAGAAATACACGGCGACGAAGAAGACGAACCTGATTTTGTTGCCTATCCCGATTTCAAACCGGAAAACTGGGCGGCGATTGTCAAACGCTTTGCCCGCCGTTTCGGAGCGGCGCAAATGCCGGCGCAGCACGCCGCATGGATACGCTATGACGAAGCGGCACAACTGATGGTTTTGGCATTGGCTACCGATGCCCGAGCCACCGTTTCCAAAGACCATCTGGACAAAATCCGCAACGTCTTGTCCGAAGCCTACCGCTTGCCGCTGAAGCTGCAAACCGAACCGTGGCAGGACGGAGAGAACTGGGAAACCCCGCATATGCGTAGTCGCCGTCTGCAGCAGGAAGGCCGGGCGCAGGCGCAGGCTTTACTGGAAGCCGACCCCGCCGCCCGACAGATTTTGCAGATTTTTGAAGCAGACTGGCAGCCCGATTCCCTGATTCTGCATGCCGCTCAGGAATAG
- the mltB gene encoding lytic murein transglycosylase B: MKKLLILAAAALAACSTQQPPAANNNLPQAPAAQKTGGIQKPAFDAAAESVASSGFPANTNVQNFIRYQTAQKRFSAEELNHFFDNAVYKGNIINIMYRPATSRPWYEFEKGNSGAAKFNGGRQFYAANRAVIDDVAQRYGVPAGLIVAIIGIETNYGKNTGSFRVSDALATLGFDYPRRADFFQDELGELLQMAKEEQRDVFSFKGSYAGAMGMPQFMPSSFRKWAVDYDGDGHRDIWNNIGDVAASVANYMKQHGWQSGGKMIVPVKLNPTPHLQAIIDEKTALTRTVADFKALGVVPQEAVADSEKAVLYRLETAPNVYEYYLGLNNFYSVWKYNNSRMYVTAVRNIANAVAGSGL, encoded by the coding sequence ATGAAAAAACTACTGATTCTGGCTGCGGCGGCATTGGCTGCCTGCAGCACCCAGCAGCCGCCTGCGGCAAACAACAATCTGCCCCAAGCTCCGGCAGCGCAGAAGACGGGCGGCATACAGAAACCGGCATTTGATGCCGCCGCTGAATCGGTTGCCAGCAGCGGCTTTCCGGCCAATACCAATGTGCAGAACTTTATCCGTTACCAAACCGCCCAAAAACGCTTCAGTGCCGAAGAGTTGAACCATTTTTTCGATAATGCGGTGTATAAAGGCAATATCATCAACATCATGTACCGCCCGGCGACTTCCCGCCCGTGGTACGAATTTGAAAAAGGCAATTCGGGTGCGGCAAAATTCAACGGCGGCCGCCAGTTTTATGCCGCCAACCGTGCGGTGATTGACGACGTGGCGCAGCGCTACGGCGTACCGGCAGGGCTGATTGTCGCCATTATCGGCATCGAAACCAATTACGGCAAAAATACCGGCAGCTTCCGTGTCAGCGACGCTTTGGCGACTTTGGGCTTCGATTATCCCCGCCGTGCCGATTTTTTCCAAGACGAATTGGGCGAGTTGCTGCAAATGGCGAAAGAAGAGCAGCGAGATGTGTTCAGTTTCAAAGGCAGCTATGCCGGCGCGATGGGTATGCCGCAGTTTATGCCGTCCAGCTTCCGCAAATGGGCAGTCGATTATGACGGCGACGGCCACCGCGATATTTGGAACAATATCGGCGACGTGGCCGCTTCGGTGGCAAACTATATGAAACAGCACGGCTGGCAGAGCGGCGGCAAAATGATTGTGCCGGTCAAACTCAATCCAACGCCGCATTTACAGGCCATTATTGACGAAAAAACCGCCTTAACCCGCACCGTGGCCGACTTCAAAGCCTTGGGCGTTGTGCCGCAGGAAGCCGTGGCCGACAGCGAAAAAGCCGTGTTATACCGTTTGGAAACAGCACCGAATGTGTATGAATATTATTTGGGTCTGAACAATTTTTACAGCGTTTGGAAATACAACAACAGCCGTATGTATGTAACCGCCGTACGCAATATCGCCAATGCCGTGGCCGGTAGCGGTTTGTAA
- the rplI gene encoding 50S ribosomal protein L9, whose protein sequence is MQIILLEKIGGLGNLGDIVTVKNGYARNFLIPSGKAKRATEANMKEFEARRAELEAKQAEILADAQARQAKLDGQTVTIAQKAGVDGRLFGSVTNADIAEAIVASGIQAAKANVRLPNGPLKAVGEYEVEVALHTDAVAKITVAVVAAAE, encoded by the coding sequence ATGCAAATTATTCTGTTAGAAAAAATCGGCGGTTTGGGTAATCTGGGCGACATCGTAACCGTGAAAAACGGCTACGCCCGTAACTTCCTGATTCCGTCAGGCAAAGCAAAACGTGCTACCGAAGCCAACATGAAAGAATTCGAAGCACGTCGTGCCGAATTGGAAGCCAAACAAGCCGAAATTCTGGCTGATGCGCAAGCACGTCAAGCCAAATTGGACGGACAAACCGTTACCATCGCACAAAAAGCCGGTGTGGACGGCCGTCTGTTCGGTTCGGTTACCAATGCCGACATCGCCGAAGCCATCGTTGCTTCAGGCATCCAAGCTGCCAAAGCCAACGTACGTCTGCCAAACGGCCCGCTGAAAGCCGTTGGCGAATACGAAGTGGAAGTGGCGCTGCACACTGATGCCGTAGCGAAAATTACCGTTGCTGTGGTTGCTGCAGCCGAGTAA
- the rpsR gene encoding 30S ribosomal protein S18: MARQSFKRRKFCRFTAEKIQEVDYKQVDLLKDFISENGKIIPARITGTKAHYQRQLAVAVKRARFLALLPYTDQHK; the protein is encoded by the coding sequence ATGGCTCGTCAATCATTCAAACGCAGAAAATTCTGCCGTTTTACGGCTGAAAAAATCCAAGAAGTTGATTACAAACAAGTTGATTTGTTGAAAGACTTCATCTCTGAAAACGGCAAAATCATTCCTGCCCGCATTACCGGCACCAAAGCACACTACCAACGTCAGTTGGCAGTTGCCGTAAAACGTGCCCGTTTCCTGGCTCTGTTGCCTTACACCGACCAACACAAATAA
- the priB gene encoding primosomal replication protein N encodes MRLNNLLSLTAQIAKAGSLRYTPAGIPVLDLMLEHESWQEENGQKCLVKFEIPARLLGKQAEQWQYRQQIMVEVEGFLAQRSQRFPRPILRIQNIKEYKG; translated from the coding sequence ATAAGATTGAATAATCTCTTATCGCTTACCGCACAAATTGCCAAAGCAGGCAGTTTGCGATACACGCCTGCAGGTATTCCGGTTTTGGATTTGATGTTGGAACACGAATCTTGGCAGGAAGAAAACGGACAGAAATGTCTGGTCAAATTTGAAATTCCGGCAAGGCTGTTGGGTAAGCAGGCTGAACAATGGCAGTATCGGCAGCAGATAATGGTCGAAGTGGAAGGCTTTTTAGCACAACGCAGCCAACGCTTCCCCCGCCCGATATTGCGGATACAGAACATTAAAGAATATAAAGGTTAA
- the rpsF gene encoding 30S ribosomal protein S6 translates to MRHYEIVFIVHPDQSEQVPAMVERYKTMITEANGKIHRLEDWGRRQLAYPINKIHKAHYVLMNIETTPEVVEELETAFRFNDAVLRHLTIKTKHAVTEASPMLGGEKAKNLLNGAAEEVAAAE, encoded by the coding sequence ATGCGTCATTACGAGATCGTGTTTATCGTTCATCCTGATCAAAGCGAGCAAGTGCCTGCAATGGTTGAACGTTACAAAACCATGATTACCGAAGCCAACGGTAAAATCCACCGCTTGGAAGACTGGGGCCGCCGCCAACTGGCTTACCCGATCAACAAAATCCACAAAGCACACTATGTTTTGATGAACATCGAAACCACCCCTGAAGTGGTTGAAGAGCTGGAAACTGCATTCCGCTTCAATGATGCCGTATTGCGTCATCTGACCATCAAAACCAAACACGCTGTAACCGAAGCCTCTCCGATGCTGGGCGGCGAAAAAGCAAAAAACCTGCTTAACGGTGCGGCTGAAGAAGTTGCAGCAGCCGAATAA